TGGACCTCCTCGAAGATGGAGTTCTCTTGACAAACAAAGGAGCTATCTCAAGTATAGCCGGACCTGAAGTTGTGACTAACAAAGTATGGGTGTCTTAACGGACCCATCAGGTTCTACTGATCTATGTGGTGCTACTGGCCCATCAGGTTTAGTAGATGTAGCTAGAACATCAGACGATGTTGATGCATCAATGTCTCAAGCAAatgtaggggtgagcaaaagttgatacccgacccgaccctataagaacccgacccgacccgagaaccggAAAAGCATAATCCAGGGAACCGAAACACTACCCTATAAGACCGGGTCGGTTCTGGGTATTAGAGATCTCGGTTATGTCGGTCCATTAGGTAAACACCGACCCGAGCACAGCTTCACTTCACTTCCAGGTTTGTATGACATACACATTATTATGCGACAACTTTTTAACCTGAATCATAACATAATTCTTGGTGATAAACTATACTTAAGAAAAACATGCCAATCCACAATAATGCGTCTACAGTTACAATCAATGAATCAGAAGAAACAGAGCATTCACGTTCACAGCTTAACTTCATTCTTGTGTTATTTTTTTGCAGTAGGTTTTTGAGAATCGTTAAACCAAACCGAAACCAACAGCTCGGTCTATCAACAGTTAACTTTATGTTATTCAAAAAGTCTTACATATCGAACAAATCCTACTGCAAACAGGTCAGTATACGTACATACCTGGTAAGTGGTAACCGCAAGTCTGCCGTATGGTATTATACCGGCTTTGTTCTTCTGAGAGTTTTGAGTTTTAAGATGATCTACTATATATTATATACATGCATTACGGATTTGATTTAGAATACATTAAGGATTTGTTTTAGAATATATTATGGATTATGGATTTGTAGTAGGATTTGATTTACAATATAATCTTTAGAATATATTATGGATAGGATTTGCTTATTACAGATTAAAATTCTTATCACTTATGGGCCAGATTTGCATTCAAATTCAGATCACTTGTATAAATATCGGTTCCTTGTGGTTCGACTCGGTTCCTTTATGTTTAGAACCGGAaccgacccgaacccgaattgatcctcaaaacaagaaccGATTTAAATACCTACAGGTTAGGGTCGGGTCGGTTTCGAGTAATTTTAGGGTCGGGTATAGGTTATTTTCGGTCCGGATCCAGAAATGCTCACCCCTAAGCAAATGGATCAATATTTAGAAAAGTTAACTTTGTTACATTGTGCGATTCAGATGTAATCGAGTAGAAAGGAATAGGCCCGAGGAAGACATCATGCCTCGAAACATATAGCTTCTTGCTTACAGTGTCAAAGCAACGGTATCCTTTATGTCCAGTGCCATAACCTTTCGGACCACTGACATAACCAAAGAATACACGTAGGCCTAACTTATTTGACAATTTATCTCGTTTAACATGGGacaaagaacaaaaaaaaagtaCATCCAAAAACCCTTAATTCGTCTTAATCTTGGAGTTCAATATATAGTTTCTCAAAAGGAGGCATCTCAAACTTATGAGAAGTAGGAATCCGATCAATCGTATGTTAAACAATTAGGAGGGCTTCTCTCTATAAAAAAACACTGGAAACATCACCGGTAGAAGAAATGAGTGAGTAGTTTCCATAGGATGACAATGTTTATTTTAGCAACACCATTCTACTAATTAAGGAGGTTGGTACAAGACACTTGATGTATTGTACCATATGACGCAAGTAATATGGTAAAATTATTTgaaatatatttaccaagtcaCACCGAAAAGCACTTTATCATAGTCGAATGTTGCATCTTAATATAGGCTCTAAAGATTTGGGGCATATTCTATTCAACTAGCGAcctgttagatattttagtgtaatcggggattgacttggtgatcaaagcgaataataatacacatcaagcaagttaggaggtgcgggagtgcacgcttgtttgagttattattattcgaagtgtacgggcggagcccgtactctacgggggttccaagggggcgcggcgggggtccgggggcagcgcccctgggagcaggatccaaggggcagagcccctggctagGGTCGAGCTGTATCAGAAAATTTTattttctggaatttttatcatttttgaaATGATAAAAAACGACAGTTTTTTGGCTAATTTGTGTCTGAAAAATAGAGGCAACTGCCATGAGGCAGTTATAACCCCAAAAACCAATTTCGTAGACAGTTTTTTGGTTACAATCTACTGGTTCAAATTTTCACACACACTAACATACCCTGGTTCGATTTCTCGAAATtagagttgtatccgattgaattattcgggtgaaccaccgaaataatttgatctgagagtgattacacgcctctctgatcgTCCGGTTTCTGAAATTTCCCCAACACGACCCACTTAGCATTGTTGACTTACGAATCGATCAGATAATCCCGATGGAAAAGATAAAAAAGATTTGATATTCTATTATTAAAAGATTGCTTTAAGACTTAACCCTACACTCTTTTTTTTCGAACAGTTGATATTAAATTGTTTGTTTGATGTTTATATTAACCTATTTTTTTGGTTTAGGTCGATTTGTATGTATGTGTCAAATTGTACCTTTTTTTAATCTAATTTGCCCTCCGTACCCAAAATTTGTGGATTCACTTTGATCGACTTTGGTACCCAAAATATATCGCTTTGCTATGGTACCCAACATATGTGGCTTTAGTGTGTGTGAAgcctttaaaaaatatatatacacgtaGAATGCAACTCCATGTGCAGTTCATAGTTTAATTTATAAACGCCTGCCCAATTCGTCTTATCCATATGATATTTATTTCTATCTAGTGTTAGGATATATTTttggataaattacacttttcgtcctttatgtttgtatcggatttcAGTGGATAgcttttaacttcaataattacaaccacaatcctttatttgaaaaacGCATTACACTGtacgtcctttagccctaactaggttaaaattttcaattaagtatgacatgtgccttgcacatgaagGGTAGATTTGTaatttcaaaaataaatataaacaaaaaaattatatttaaaacatAACCAATCTCTCAATCttaccactttctctctctaaacctatCATCCAAATCCACCTCCACTGCCACTGCtgccgccaccgccgccaccaccacctgaCTCTACCACCACTCATCCATTGAACAAGTCAGAAACACTTTAATTTACTAGCCCCGTTTGAAGTCCTTAATCAAGCTACATTAAACTTACTTCCCACTATCCATCCACACGAAGAAAAATACACAgttgaaaacaataaaaagatTAAACAAAAAATGGGGTGGCGATGGATGGAAGAACACCTGGATCTCATCCTGGTGTCATTAGGGTTCTTGATTCTGATAAATCTTTAACCAAGCACAACCCCTTCACCAGAAAACCTTGACCCGCCATCGTCAGAATCTGCTTCACAATCGCCGGCTTCTTGGAAAACCTAGGCCATCGTCAACCAGTTTTCTTTCATTCCCAACTTATTCTCCATCCAAGATAACGAAACCCCCAATTTTTGAACTTCGTTTCAACAAAGCCACTCGATTGTCACGGACGATGATGATGACGTGGAGGAGGAGCAATCGCGAGAATACGACGGCGTAGGGTGGTCGTCAGTGGCCGGAGTGGTGGCGTTCAGGAGCTATACGGACGGTGGTTGTGAGGAGGAATAAACTAATGTTTCTGCAGGTGAATATGATGAAGATACAGCTAGGGTTGGTGATGGTATAATTTATAaggttttaattttatttttgttttatttataatatattttaatttagATTGGTAAAAAGACCAAAGTGCCCTTATATAAATAGacttaactaaaaattttaacatagttagtgttaaaggacgaaagatgtaacgagttttctaaataaaggattgtgactgtaattattaaaattaaaggctatccgttgcaatcctgtataaacataaaggacgaaaagtgtaatttaccctatatttttaatcttttcaaatAGATAAATCTTGTTGAGTTGTGACACTTAACAAATTAGACCTTCTGATCGTGTTTGATTTTCTTTGGTGAGTGACGCATGGATTTTCTCTACAGTACTCACATGTTGAGTCATGATCCAACAATTTTTCAACTGCTAGTCTGCTACAAGATACCACAAGTTCTCAATCTGTCCTCATATTTCATCAGGATTAAGAACCTTTTGAATATGTATAAAGTGTAGATAAAAGAAGCCAACGATGTTGGTGCTAACTGATAAAAAAAATTAGAGAATTACAAGTTAAAAATGGAAGTCTCTTCCATATATTATGAAGGTTGGACTTTGTACATGCATTATTACACACACATATTTCTCTATATCTACCTAATTAATCAACAAAGGGTTTGATCAGTTGGGACCCCAACAGCTCAAGTACATGACTTTTCTCAATGACTCATCTGATTGTTCAATGCCTCTGCTTGAAGCCATGGCTGCCGGAGAAGAAAGCTTCTTGGTTTGGGAGAGTGATCGGAGATTGGCCTTGGCATGATGGTGGATGGCCCTGATGGTGTAGTTCCACCGTGCAAACCCTTGATCTTTGAGTGCCTCCACCAGTCCTACAGTTCCGGCTACCATCCAAGCTCTGGTTGCTGAACTCATCTTGTAATCTAAAGTGTGTTGTGATGATTTTGTAATCAAATGTGAAGTATGAAGTGAGTAAGTGATGAGGAATAAGAAGAGTTGGATGGAGCATAAATAGATGTAAACCTCACCGCCCCAGGTTTTAGCTAGGGAACAAAACAGTGGGATGGCATGTGGTATTAGGGTTACATGAATTCACAATAATGTCCCTATCCAATAGTAACATGACAAAAATAACACTATGATATAAAATAGAATAAACTAGAATTGCGATCCGCCGCAATTCGGCGGGAactctttagttataactaagttgatataggacccgcacgttatattaaacctgtcaaacgaggaaaaaatagacgatgtaaaagcgttcacccacacacgcacgttacgtcgtgttaactcgcaaaatttagaacgaaacgtaaaaacgttaaaccaaagactcacactgcgatgtgttaagtcacaaaatttagaaccaagcataaagcgaaaaatttgcggaaaatgaaaactataaagtaccaaagtttaaagtaaaaaaagttatgacgatagattgcaaaagataaaaagttttgggttaaaagtaaaaaaacaaatagtttagggtaaaaataatttataaaatacttttgggtgaaaagtaaaaaaaaaacgttttttttggaaaacccccaaagccaacgttacgacaaccatacgcataaccatttttctttgaaaacccccaaagcacaccccgcgttgcggcagggcgtaaaacggtgtcaaatagtagtaatgtcacacaaccgtcattgaccaccaacactgactcgacttACGAtttgcgtgttgcgacgaacctgtcaaacatggaaaaatagaggtaaaaa
The Helianthus annuus cultivar XRQ/B chromosome 6, HanXRQr2.0-SUNRISE, whole genome shotgun sequence genome window above contains:
- the LOC110863801 gene encoding uncharacterized protein LOC110863801, translated to MSSATRAWMVAGTVGLVEALKDQGFARWNYTIRAIHHHAKANLRSLSQTKKLSSPAAMASSRGIEQSDESLRKVMYLSCWGPN